Proteins encoded within one genomic window of Phototrophicus methaneseepsis:
- a CDS encoding glycosyltransferase family 87 protein, producing MHKARQVSHSEKILILFLIVGFLIVTCLFIVNNQMLSWDFRNNVWAPGYLLLNQRNPFDLSDLFDISGAVWLPPFIGATFYLGLLPERIATNIWAVLNVVAYFSLLALLITPQKPERLWLILGLLGALLFPPFVSTVISGQIGILNMLIWFSSFYFLSKKQAGPAGFLTILSISKPQLLILVGPAMLMMAYRMGKWPLLIRFIAYGALFTILLTIPLWIAYPQWINAYIEALRLMPGYEQPSSLHLLRVYLGNTIGILVWSVFCIGIELTLLRYWKRTKDYRKALIWTLALTPIVAPYTWSWDYVLLMPALIWTLLHLKSPISKTLLCVGYGFVWVATIRIRLLTDGNEIRFWWMSWMILVILGVVWWIDHRIHQKDHAKI from the coding sequence ATGCATAAAGCTCGCCAGGTAAGCCACTCTGAAAAAATCCTGATACTATTTCTTATCGTTGGCTTCTTAATAGTCACATGCCTCTTTATTGTAAACAACCAGATGCTTTCCTGGGATTTTCGTAACAATGTCTGGGCTCCAGGCTATCTTTTGCTCAACCAGCGCAATCCTTTTGATCTCAGTGATTTATTCGATATAAGTGGTGCAGTCTGGCTCCCTCCATTTATCGGCGCTACGTTCTACTTAGGTCTCTTACCCGAACGGATCGCCACCAATATATGGGCTGTGTTGAACGTTGTAGCGTACTTCAGTTTACTCGCATTACTCATCACCCCGCAAAAGCCAGAGCGCCTATGGTTAATCCTGGGATTACTTGGTGCGTTACTATTCCCCCCTTTTGTATCAACGGTCATTAGTGGGCAAATTGGCATATTGAATATGTTGATTTGGTTCAGCAGTTTTTATTTTCTTAGCAAAAAACAGGCAGGTCCGGCGGGATTCCTGACGATACTAAGTATCTCGAAACCCCAACTTCTTATTTTAGTCGGGCCAGCGATGCTGATGATGGCCTATCGTATGGGAAAATGGCCGCTCCTTATTCGTTTTATTGCCTATGGAGCCTTATTCACTATTTTGCTCACAATCCCCCTATGGATCGCTTATCCTCAATGGATCAATGCTTATATCGAGGCCTTGCGCTTGATGCCTGGTTATGAGCAACCATCAAGCCTCCACCTGTTACGCGTCTATCTCGGAAATACAATTGGCATCTTGGTCTGGTCCGTATTCTGTATCGGCATAGAACTGACCTTGCTGCGATATTGGAAGAGAACAAAAGATTATCGAAAGGCTTTAATCTGGACACTCGCTCTAACGCCTATTGTGGCACCCTACACATGGTCTTGGGATTATGTCCTGCTGATGCCTGCTTTAATCTGGACGCTCCTGCATCTTAAATCACCCATTTCCAAAACCCTTTTATGTGTGGGTTACGGCTTCGTTTGGGTTGCGACTATTCGTATACGTCTGCTTACTGACGGTAACGAAATTCGCTTCTGGTGGATGTCCTGGATGATCCTCGTCATATTAGGGGTTGTCTGGTGGATAGACCATCGAATTCACCAAAAAGATCACGCCAAAATATAG
- a CDS encoding SH3 domain-containing protein, with product MFCSVFFVSAQLDTPIPITIGESQVGEVEEGQALTFAMPVASSQVIDIDVFAITTGFAPSFRILDQEGREIESVQNTGNQATVQLTSLSVDTGLYLIEVESSAGIAGQFLMNIQSGAPLQPPQSIAVGQVLNGRVGLSSDSQSYQFAGLQDQSLKLTIYSTEMMPALQISLKDAETDEMLGMSAARISRLSYLIVPGEADYLLTVAASDPATSQSYTLCLEAEQDSPICPVNMNEEPAGTATPVGTTEETPTLLPIATATQTPLPLATLPSTGACIVASGTGGAVNVRSGPSTSYDVIGQISGNTTAPVLAKLPDSTWYQIDLSGLKGWISASVVRLGGVCNEVPPVTLTPTPMATTGSETPTWTPTPTWTVTGTQPTPTVTYTPTITPTWTATYTPTVTPTWTATWTPTATTASSSLNYSLAAIYGSTSLTSGFVPDPSSKAVTAGGPVDVSYLGGGCSGYTTSAPSYSVNYSSGAFPLLRMYFIGSNDSTLIINSPSGSYYCGDDSFGTVDPTIDFNSPSSGRYDIWVASYTAGGSVGGTLYVTENSGNHP from the coding sequence TTGTTTTGCAGTGTTTTCTTTGTCAGTGCTCAGCTAGATACACCCATTCCTATCACAATCGGAGAGTCACAAGTCGGTGAAGTCGAAGAAGGGCAGGCATTGACCTTTGCTATGCCTGTCGCCTCCTCACAGGTGATTGATATTGATGTTTTTGCAATTACGACCGGGTTCGCGCCCTCTTTTCGTATTTTAGATCAGGAAGGTCGTGAGATAGAGTCCGTACAGAACACAGGCAATCAGGCGACTGTGCAATTAACGTCGCTGTCTGTAGATACAGGTCTTTATCTTATCGAAGTCGAGAGTTCGGCGGGCATAGCCGGGCAGTTTCTCATGAACATCCAGTCAGGCGCACCTTTGCAACCACCGCAATCGATTGCTGTGGGGCAGGTGTTAAACGGTCGTGTTGGCCTTTCGTCTGACAGCCAATCGTACCAATTTGCCGGGTTGCAGGATCAATCACTTAAGCTGACGATCTATAGCACAGAGATGATGCCCGCGTTACAGATTTCCCTCAAGGATGCGGAAACGGATGAAATGCTCGGCATGAGCGCCGCACGTATCAGCCGACTGAGCTATCTCATTGTCCCTGGCGAAGCAGACTATTTACTGACAGTGGCTGCCAGCGATCCGGCTACGTCTCAGAGCTATACCCTCTGCCTGGAAGCCGAACAAGACAGCCCTATCTGCCCTGTGAATATGAATGAAGAGCCAGCAGGTACAGCAACTCCCGTCGGTACGACAGAAGAAACACCAACCCTGCTCCCTATCGCCACAGCAACACAGACGCCTCTTCCTCTGGCGACTTTACCCTCAACAGGGGCCTGTATCGTCGCTTCGGGTACAGGGGGTGCTGTGAATGTGCGCAGTGGCCCAAGTACCTCTTATGATGTCATTGGTCAGATCAGTGGGAATACGACAGCGCCCGTTCTCGCTAAATTGCCAGATAGTACGTGGTATCAAATTGACCTCAGCGGGCTGAAGGGCTGGATTTCCGCAAGTGTGGTGCGCCTGGGTGGCGTTTGTAATGAGGTGCCCCCTGTAACGCTCACGCCGACGCCAATGGCGACCACAGGCTCAGAAACGCCAACCTGGACGCCAACGCCGACATGGACAGTAACAGGTACGCAGCCGACACCAACAGTGACTTATACGCCTACGATTACGCCCACATGGACAGCGACCTATACGCCTACGGTTACACCGACCTGGACAGCAACATGGACGCCAACAGCAACCACGGCGTCTTCATCGTTGAACTATTCCCTGGCTGCTATTTATGGTTCGACATCGTTAACTTCCGGCTTTGTGCCAGATCCTTCTAGTAAGGCTGTTACAGCTGGCGGCCCTGTTGATGTGTCTTACCTGGGGGGTGGATGTTCTGGTTATACTACTTCTGCGCCGAGTTATAGTGTGAACTATTCATCGGGTGCGTTTCCGCTCCTCCGCATGTATTTCATCGGCAGCAACGATAGTACCCTTATCATTAACTCGCCTTCTGGGAGTTACTACTGTGGAGATGATTCTTTTGGAACTGTAGACCCCACAATTGACTTCAACAGTCCTTCCTCTGGTCGCTATGACATCTGGGTTGCCAGCTATACGGCTGGTGGTAGTGTCGGCGGTACACTTTACGTCACAGAGAATAGCGGTAATCATCCATAA
- a CDS encoding SDR family NAD(P)-dependent oxidoreductase, with the protein MDLGLKDKVAVITGGSVGIGLAVARGLAAEGVHIAICARDEARVQQRAMAIAEDYGVTAIGIGMDVTKPEDISSLVAATQAQFGGVDILINNAGTGSEETIMDAADEKWQYYWDLHVMAAVRLSRSFAPMMAAQRGGGVILNNASICATQPLYYEPIYNTTKAALVMFSKCLANELIPKNIRVNTINPGLILTPDWQKTAKILTENTEQSWESYLDNIAKENTPIGRFASPEELAHFFVFMCSDKASYCVGSSYYVDGGWLKVTN; encoded by the coding sequence ATGGACTTAGGCTTAAAGGATAAAGTAGCGGTTATTACGGGTGGCAGCGTCGGCATTGGGCTTGCTGTCGCCAGGGGGTTAGCGGCTGAAGGCGTTCATATTGCAATTTGTGCCCGTGATGAAGCTCGTGTGCAGCAGCGTGCTATGGCGATTGCTGAAGATTATGGCGTGACTGCCATCGGCATCGGCATGGATGTAACAAAGCCGGAAGATATTAGCTCCCTTGTTGCTGCGACACAGGCGCAGTTCGGCGGGGTGGATATTCTCATCAACAATGCGGGGACGGGCAGCGAAGAGACGATTATGGATGCTGCTGATGAAAAATGGCAGTATTACTGGGACCTCCATGTGATGGCTGCTGTACGTCTCTCGCGCAGTTTCGCGCCTATGATGGCCGCCCAGCGCGGTGGTGGTGTCATCTTGAATAATGCATCCATCTGCGCCACACAGCCGCTCTATTATGAGCCGATCTATAACACGACAAAGGCCGCGCTGGTGATGTTCTCTAAATGCCTTGCGAATGAACTGATCCCGAAGAATATCCGAGTGAATACGATCAATCCGGGCCTGATACTGACGCCAGATTGGCAAAAGACGGCGAAAATCCTGACTGAAAACACGGAACAGAGCTGGGAATCTTATCTGGATAATATTGCTAAGGAAAACACGCCGATTGGGCGTTTTGCCTCTCCTGAAGAACTGGCGCATTTCTTCGTCTTTATGTGCTCAGATAAGGCCAGTTATTGCGTTGGGTCCAGCTATTATGTCGATGGTGGGTGGCTCAAGGTGACGAATTAA
- a CDS encoding nitroreductase family deazaflavin-dependent oxidoreductase, translated as MSDWNKAIIEEFRANEGRVGGPFQGANLLLLHTKGAKSGLERVNPMMYFMDDDRYVVVASKAGAETNPDWYHNLVANPEVSVEAGTEQFDAVASVTSEPERTQLYKKMESISSGFTEYKNKTSRVIPVITLTRKS; from the coding sequence ACAAAGCGATTATCGAAGAATTCCGCGCTAATGAAGGCCGCGTTGGTGGACCCTTCCAGGGAGCAAATTTGCTCTTACTGCATACCAAGGGAGCAAAGAGCGGTCTGGAGCGCGTCAATCCGATGATGTATTTCATGGATGATGACCGTTATGTGGTAGTTGCCTCAAAGGCCGGGGCTGAGACAAACCCTGATTGGTATCATAACTTGGTGGCGAATCCAGAGGTTTCTGTTGAAGCGGGTACCGAGCAATTTGATGCGGTTGCTAGTGTGACCTCAGAACCAGAGCGCACACAGTTATACAAAAAGATGGAATCCATCAGTAGCGGCTTTACTGAATACAAGAACAAGACCTCCCGTGTTATTCCTGTAATTACACTAACCCGCAAGTCATAA